Within the Acidobacteriota bacterium genome, the region ACGTCGGGATCGTTCCACTCGTCCCTGGTGATGCGAAGCTCGATCGGCTGGCAGCAGACCTCGCAGTCCTGGACCATCACACCGGAGACGGCGGGATCGAGTGTCAGGTCATTGATCTCGCCGCAATACGGGCACTGAATGGCGATGTCGTCCACGGGATCATTCTACGAGGGTTGGAGAGCCCTCGCATCCGACGCGTCGGCAGTGACCGCGCCGCTCTACGAGGAGTGGAGCATTCG harbors:
- a CDS encoding CPXCG motif-containing cysteine-rich protein, which encodes MDDIAIQCPYCGEINDLTLDPAVSGVMVQDCEVCCQPIELRITRDEWNDPDVTVSRES